CCAAAGATAAAGAACTATCAATAAAAACTTCAGGAAATTCTAACTCCCAATGAAACGGACGCAACTTATCAAAATCAGGTAAAGCCTTACCCATACCATCAGGAATATCCGCACTTTCCCGAAACGCATTTAACAAAGTCTTCCTTAAACCTTCCCTTTCCTTCTCATTCCAATTATTCAAATAACTCCCCACCAATAAATTACAACCTTGACGTAAATCAAAACTAATTGCTTCAGCCTTTGTCAATAAAAACGCCTTGCGATTTTGGTCTTCTGGAGTCAATACAGGTAAAGCCGCAATTTCTCGCCGTAACTCCACCATCTTATCAATTTCTCGGCGAATTTCCTCTGCAAATAATTCCAGTGTTCCAGTAATATCCAAATTCCAATAACCCAACTGTTCCAAACTCACACCAATTAACGAATCACCACATTTAAAAGCATGATCTAAAAAAGTAAAGGGACGGTTTTTTTGCAACGTTATCAACCATAAAGATAACTTCGCCATTTCCACCGCCAACGGGTTTTTATCCACCCCATACAAACATCTATCCGCAATAATCCGCCTCGCCACCGTCAAGCGTTCATCAGCTTCCTTGGGAATTACGCACTCCTGTGGTACAGATTTTGACAGCGTACCCTCCGGCGCTACCACCACCTTACCAGGATTGGCCTTTTCCGCATTTTCCCAGGCTTCCACCAACCTTTCCGCCAAATAGCGACAAGTCTGCACTAAAAACGCCCCCGAACCCATAGCCATATCGCATATTTTCAACTGTAATAACTCAGCCGCAGATTTAAGTTGCCATTCCTGCTGCGGTTTCCCCTCCGCTACACCCTCATATACCAAAGGTTCTAAAGTATATTTGACAATTTCCTCAGTTAAATTCCGGGGTGTGTAGTGAGTTCCCGTTTCCCTTCTATCAGTCCCCTGAGTCACATACACACTACCAGCAGGAATCACCACCGGATAACCTAAAGTATCCAACCGCACCAACCCCGCCAAGGGACGCACCTGGTTAAACAAATCCAGATCATTATTACAAGCAGTTAATAAACGTTGTTCCTCATAGCTTGTTAATTCCACCTGCAAAGCCTTTTTTAAAGCCGTCTCTGACCTGCCAGTAGCTTTTTTGAGAAATTTAATCAAATCCTGATTATCTTCCAGCTTAGGCTTTTTATCCGGGGTTTCTTCCCCATTTTGACTGCCATTTTTTTGACTTTTGACTTTTGACTTTTGACTTGAATTTTCCCCATTCCCAATCCCCAATTCCCCATTCTCCAATTCCCCAATTCCCAATTCCCCCAACCCAATTTCCGGTTCTTGATACTTAGTCCCCACCAGTCCCAATACTGTTCGGTTAAGGCTAAAAAAACGAAAATACGTAGGTTGGGTTGAGGAACGAAACCCAACATTTTCCATAGTTTATCAGTTTTATTAATAGGTTCTTTAGGTGGAAATTTTCGTTAACCGAACAGTATTGTTTGTGGATGGGATTAAATCTTCGATTCAACTCACAGATAGACAAAAACTGATTTTACAGTTCCTTGCTGAATGTGGGTTGAACGCAGATAAACGCAGATAAGAACGGATGAATTAATGGATTTGATGATTCTTTGCATTACTCCATAACGGCTAATACTGATTTTGGTAGGAGTTTTTCTTTAAACCAAATTATTCTCGCAGGGACGTTATCTAGTTTGACTCCAGCTTTTTCTAAATTCAATCTTTCGGAAATTGCTAAAATCAAATTATCACAATTTGCCTTTCTTACTTGAGCAAATTTCTTTTGTAAATATTCTGGTCGCCAATAACCAACTATTTCTAAAATAAATACGCGTCCGTCTGGATGAACTAGACGAAAATCGGGAATCATGACACTACCAGGAATGGGGATTAAATCTACTTCTCTTTCTAAAATCCAACCACTTTTTAAGGCATCCCATTTACTCGCAAATGATTCCTCCAACATACTATCATAGGGTTTACCTGGGGGATAGTGGGAGACTAATCCACATTCAGAATTAAGGGTGAAACGTCCTGTTTTCCATTCATTTGTGTAAAAATCACGGGTTTGTAAGGTGGCTGATAAACTCCATTTTGTCACATGAAGTAAAGCGGGAATTAATTTGGCTATAGCTAAACCGTAGCGAGTGCTGGGAGTAAATAAACTTGTCGGACCATCCACACTAATTGTAAAACCATGATCGGCATCACCTTCAATATAAGCCATTAATTGAAATAGTTTTAAATATCGAAATAAGAGTTTATATTCTCCGGGAACATTCCGATGAGCATTTAATATTAATTGACTGGCTTTATAAAAAATTCCTTGCACTTGAGATAAGTTATAACGATGTAAAACATCTTCTGGTTTAGGAACATCAAAAGCAGTTAAAATTTTATTTTCTGATAAATCAGCATAAAGTCCATCTCGGATTTGAGCAGGTAAAACTTCTTGGTTGAGTTCTTGGCTTAAATCATCAGCTATTTTATTTAAAGTCATATCCGTTGATTCCCGACTAGCAACGGATTTTGTTGCTAAAGCAAATACCCTCGCTCTTAACATGAGTGGTTCGAGGGGACTGACTATTTCAAAGGTGCAAAAACTACTTTTGAGAATATATGCTAAACCCCGCTTCATGCGATAATCTGTCGTATCTCCTTCAAAGTCAGTTAATTGACGTTCTAATAATCCTTGAGTTTTACCAACTGCTTCTTGAAAAAAACTAATTAATTCAGTCGCTAAACTCAAATGTTTTTGATCAAGTTTCAGTCTTTTTGGGATAATTTCCTCGCCGTTTTGGCGGTGTATCAGTAGTTCTGTTGGTAACATCTTTCTTTTGGGTTGAATAATTAATTTCTAGTTGTTCTGCTGCTTTTAAATCGCTTTTCTTTTCACTACTATAAATAACTTGTAAATTTGCTTTTTGCGGCTTTTCTTCCCGGCTGTTATTTTCTCCCCTGCGTCTAGCTGAAGTCTTTTCTTCGCTGGTATCTTCGGCTATAACTTCATATAAAATTGCTTGTTTATTTTCTAAATTTCCTTTCCGTAATATTCTCCCCAATCGTTGAATATATTCCCTGGTTGAACCTGTCCCTGATAAAATAATGGCAATACTGGCTGCGGGAACATCTACACCTTCGTTTAAGACGTTAGAAGCAACTAAAGTATTATATTCACCTGATTTAAATTTAGTTAAAATTTCATGTCTTTCTTTGACTGGTGTTTGATGAGTAATTGCGGGAATTAATAAGTCTTGAGAAATGCGGTAAACTGTAGCATTATCAGCAGTAAAAATTAAAGTTCTTTCTAAAAAATGCGTGGCTAATAAATCCAGAAGTACCCGGATTTTTCCATCTGTGCCTAAAGCAATTTCTTTAGCTTGACGATGTGCTAACATTGCTTTCCTTCCCGGTTGAGAACGCGCACTCATTTGCACAAACATTTGCCAACCTTGGAGACTTCCTAAAGAGATTTTTGACTGCTTCAAAAAATCATTGCGAGTTTGAATTAACTGATTGTATTTTTCCCGTTCCAATTGGGATAATTTGACTTTAATTTGCACAATTTCATGGGCTGCTAAAGCTTTACCAGCCAAATCTTCAGCGCGTTGACGATAAACCTCTTTACCAATGAGAATATTTAAATCAGCGTGTTTTCCATCTGTGCGTTCTGGGGTTGCGGAAAGTCCTAACCGATAGGGAGCGATCGCATATTCAGCAATAACTCTGTTAAAATCTGTAGGTAAATGGTGACATTCATCAAAAATTATCAAGGCATATTTATTACCCAAACTTTCTGCATGAATGGCTGCACTATCATAGGTAGCAACTAGAATTGCGGTTCTATCCCGTGAACCACCCCCAAGTAAACCCACTTCCCCGTCAGGAAAAGCCGCTACTAAGTGGGCATACCACTGGTGCATTAAATCCAAAGTAGGGACGACAATTAATGTCGTGCGTGGTGTGGCTTGCATCGCCATTTGGGCTAAATAGGTCTTACCCGCTGCTGTCGGTAGCACAACTACCCCCTGTCGTCCTGCCAGTTTCCAAGCCGCTAACGCCTCATTTTGGTGGGGATAGGGAGTCATTTCCAAACTAGCAATCAACTCTAAAGGATAAAAAGCCTTAGCTTCATCAATAAAATCTGTGGCTTCTGCTTGCAGGGCTTCAACTAAGGAACGATATCTAATTGCCGGAATACGGAATTTTTCAATTCTATCATCCCAAATTGCATAGTCTATCCAATTTTTACTGCGTGGTGGTGGGTGTAAAATTAACGTACCACGATCAAAAGTTAACGTCGGGGGACGAGCCATTTATTTTTCCTCAATCCGGCTACACTGGTTTAACTACTCATAACGCAAAACGGGCATGATGACTAATATTAATGCTATCAAAACCCAGCTAGAGGCAATTATTAGACCAGAAATATGCGACTTCGAGACAAATGAAGATTTTGCCCAATCTTATCGAGAACAAAGACAAACTTTCCTGCTTAACCGCTTAGAATTACAAGCCCAACTGATGATGATCATTGGCTTAACACTGACTGCTTTTTTTATGTGGGTAAATGAAGGAATTACTAAAAAAATATACGCGCTTAAAATTGGCTTATTGCTAGAATTTTTTATTGTTGTCTGCTGGTTATTATGCAAAACACCTCTAGCACGTCGTTATTTAGATATGTTTTTTTTGGGTTTATGCTGGTCTGCAACTTGTACTGTTCAAGTTTCTACAGCTTTATTATTTAACTATGTTGAACCCATGACAAATATTTGGAACTTGATGTTTCTGACTCAAGCCACAATTATTCCTGTAAAATGGCGGATACATTTAATAGCACAAGTGGGAACAATTATCTGGTACTTAGGATTATATCTAATATACAGACCTACATTTAAATTTACAATTGATCACTATGTAGAGCAAGGTTTATATTTATTTTGGACGGGAACAATTTGCATTTTTTCAGTTTATTTATATGAAAAACTCAAGAAAAAAGAATTTCGCGCTAAAAGAGAATTAGAAATAGCTCAAGAACAGTCAGAACGGCTATTATTAAATATTTTACCTGCGGTAATTGCTAAACAATTAAAACATCATCCTACAACTATTGCCGACAGTTTTCATGCAGTGACAGTATTATTTGCCGATATTGTCGGTTTTACAGAATTATCAAGTCAGACATCACCAGCAGAATTAGTAGAATTATTAAATCAAATCTTTTGTTTATTTGACGAATTAGCAGAAATTCATAGCATAGAAAAAATTAAAACAATTGGTGATGCTTATATGGCTGTTGCTGGTTTACCTAATTATCGCAGTGATCATGCTTTAGCTATAGCAAATATGGCATTGGATATGCAAAAATCTGTGATCTATTTTAATAAAGAAAATAACCTATCTTTTCAACTTCGCATGGGTATTAGTACGGGACCAGTAGTTGCTGGGGTAATTGGTTTAAAGAAATTTGCTTATGATTTATGGGGTGATACTGTGAATACAGCTAGTAGGATGGAATCACATGGTATACCTGATCATATCCAAATTTGTGAAGCTACTTATGAGTTGTTGAAAGATAAATATTTGCTAGAAAAACGGGGTTTAATTAAAATTAAAGGTAAGGGGGAAATGATGACTTATTTACTACATGGAAGGAAGATATAATCTAGTAGAAGTCAGGAGTAAAACTGATTTAGTTTTAGATAAATATCCTCCTCATAATGATCATTACAGCAAATGTTCCCATCAGAACTCCTAGCATAATGATAAAATCTCTTTTAGCTATATTATCCACTTGAGTTGTAGGAACATAAACAACCTTAGCTCCGATAACTGTATTCAATTCCCAATCAAATCCTTGATTACCAAGATATTTGCCCTGTTTGTAGAGAAGTTGTAATGATTGAGGTGCTTTCTCTATAGTTGAATGACAACTCAAACAGTTCTTATCAGTAATTTTTATGGGACGAGATGTATAGAAATATTTCTTCCCATTTATCTTTGCATATCCTTGATTGATGTTTGAACCTGCTAGTTGATTTTGATTACCTAAATCTTGTTGTTTCAATGTCTCAATAATTTTGAATTCCTCAAGCGTCGCTTTATCATTAGGATTAGTCGGATTAATCATCGC
The window above is part of the Dolichospermum sp. DET69 genome. Proteins encoded here:
- a CDS encoding DEAD/DEAH box helicase family protein — protein: MARPPTLTFDRGTLILHPPPRSKNWIDYAIWDDRIEKFRIPAIRYRSLVEALQAEATDFIDEAKAFYPLELIASLEMTPYPHQNEALAAWKLAGRQGVVVLPTAAGKTYLAQMAMQATPRTTLIVVPTLDLMHQWYAHLVAAFPDGEVGLLGGGSRDRTAILVATYDSAAIHAESLGNKYALIIFDECHHLPTDFNRVIAEYAIAPYRLGLSATPERTDGKHADLNILIGKEVYRQRAEDLAGKALAAHEIVQIKVKLSQLEREKYNQLIQTRNDFLKQSKISLGSLQGWQMFVQMSARSQPGRKAMLAHRQAKEIALGTDGKIRVLLDLLATHFLERTLIFTADNATVYRISQDLLIPAITHQTPVKERHEILTKFKSGEYNTLVASNVLNEGVDVPAASIAIILSGTGSTREYIQRLGRILRKGNLENKQAILYEVIAEDTSEEKTSARRRGENNSREEKPQKANLQVIYSSEKKSDLKAAEQLEINYSTQKKDVTNRTTDTPPKRRGNYPKKTET
- a CDS encoding adenylate/guanylate cyclase domain-containing protein translates to MMTNINAIKTQLEAIIRPEICDFETNEDFAQSYREQRQTFLLNRLELQAQLMMIIGLTLTAFFMWVNEGITKKIYALKIGLLLEFFIVVCWLLCKTPLARRYLDMFFLGLCWSATCTVQVSTALLFNYVEPMTNIWNLMFLTQATIIPVKWRIHLIAQVGTIIWYLGLYLIYRPTFKFTIDHYVEQGLYLFWTGTICIFSVYLYEKLKKKEFRAKRELEIAQEQSERLLLNILPAVIAKQLKHHPTTIADSFHAVTVLFADIVGFTELSSQTSPAELVELLNQIFCLFDELAEIHSIEKIKTIGDAYMAVAGLPNYRSDHALAIANMALDMQKSVIYFNKENNLSFQLRMGISTGPVVAGVIGLKKFAYDLWGDTVNTASRMESHGIPDHIQICEATYELLKDKYLLEKRGLIKIKGKGEMMTYLLHGRKI
- a CDS encoding DUF790 family protein, translated to MLPTELLIHRQNGEEIIPKRLKLDQKHLSLATELISFFQEAVGKTQGLLERQLTDFEGDTTDYRMKRGLAYILKSSFCTFEIVSPLEPLMLRARVFALATKSVASRESTDMTLNKIADDLSQELNQEVLPAQIRDGLYADLSENKILTAFDVPKPEDVLHRYNLSQVQGIFYKASQLILNAHRNVPGEYKLLFRYLKLFQLMAYIEGDADHGFTISVDGPTSLFTPSTRYGLAIAKLIPALLHVTKWSLSATLQTRDFYTNEWKTGRFTLNSECGLVSHYPPGKPYDSMLEESFASKWDALKSGWILEREVDLIPIPGSVMIPDFRLVHPDGRVFILEIVGYWRPEYLQKKFAQVRKANCDNLILAISERLNLEKAGVKLDNVPARIIWFKEKLLPKSVLAVME